The following proteins are encoded in a genomic region of Magnolia sinica isolate HGM2019 chromosome 1, MsV1, whole genome shotgun sequence:
- the LOC131248792 gene encoding uncharacterized protein LOC131248792: protein MDFALITGLKTGELTIPEKRPISSTLMDKYFREYPIIKKHLLDAFNKLVDTNKHEDVVKVALLMCVEYFVRGTESKTMCNIDYMYLVDSIEDFYSYPWGSLAYNTMSQGVAAAVMASGAVRYNVYGCVFPLQMDPFRMLSTDELKEVEKYYEANKETVEASWFKSIWVDDAWVDNVVSIRMRVSIYIDFHIVISFNRLLLNHIILWSRLSTNMLTS from the exons atggacttcgccctcataacAGGACTTAAGACTGGGGAGCTTACAATACCAGAAAAGCGTCCCATCAGTAGTACATTAATGGACAAATACTTCAGAGAATATCCAATTATTAAGAAGCATTTATTAGATGCGTTTAATAAATTAGTTGATACCAATAAGCACGAGGATGTAGTGAAGGTTGCTCTACTTATGTGTGTAGAGTATTTTGTTAGGGGAACCGAATCGAAAACTATGTGTAACATAGATTATATGTACCTAGTAGACTCCATAGAGgatttctatagctatccttggggtagtttggcaTACAATACAATGTCGCAAGGGGTCGCAGCTGCTGTGATGGCATCAGGTGCGGTTCGCTACAATGTATATGGTTGTGTCTTTCCTCTGCAG ATGGATCCATTCAGGATGCTATCGacggatgaactcaaagaggtaGAAAAATACTATGAAGCAAATAAGGAGACGGTAGAGGCTTCATGGTTCAAGTCTATATGGGTAGATGATGCGTGGGTTGATAACGTGGTAAGCATTCGTATGAGAGTGTCTATATACATTGACTTTCATATAGTTATATCTTTTAATCGATTATTGTTGAATCATATTATCTTGTGGAGTAGGCTATCGACAAATATGTTGACTTCCTAG
- the LOC131248800 gene encoding putative ubiquitin-like-specific protease 1B, with amino-acid sequence MPTLRAYWDSKSASERAKLVGMMNNVIAIAKQWGKSHAKEIWYSERVYVPVNHDNSHWFLMVLYPRQREIIIIDSLVSNALLKYKQMINLMTEALPILFHATGDVTAHEGKTWTAKSMKSVPKQCNGFDYGIFVIKFIDILCSSRTLEGTDM; translated from the exons ATGCCGACTCTAAGGGCGTATTGGGACTCGAAGTCTGCTTCGGAACGTGCAAAGTTGGTAGGCATGATGAACAATGTCATCGCAATTGCCAAGCAGTGGGGTAAATCACACGCCAAGGAGATTTGGTATAGTGAACGG GTTTATGTACCCGTCAACCATGATAACTCTCATTGGTTCTTGATGGTCCTATATCCAAGACAACGGGAGATCATTATTATCGATAGCTTAGTGTCAAATGCTCTCCTAAAGTATAAGCAGATGATCAATTTGATGACGGAGGCGCTCCcgattctcttccatgccaccgGAGACGTCACCGCGCATGAAGGGAAGACTTGGACTGCCAAATCCATGAAATCTGTGCCAAAGCAATGCAATGGTTTTGACTATGGCATATTTGTAATTAAATTTATCGATATACTGTGCAGCAGTCGTACCTTGGAGGGAACAGACATGTAA
- the LOC131256081 gene encoding ribosome biogenesis regulatory protein homolog — translation MEAAKYEIDLAHLMAFDPNHHLPSIPSNRDELVKECLQKGTELVQAIADALFNLPSTEDPDGPLVQLPKPTTRLPREKHLPKPKPPTKWELFAQKKGIKKRKKDKIVYDEQTGTWKRRHGYDRVNDDKDVPIIEAKMTDEPGEDPFSKRQKEKKNRVEKQEKNRLQNLKQAAKVNALPSHVQLAATALPITGTQAAPKKASKDELASVAGMAATSTASGGKFDKKLPGEKPAKHSGKYRKFLPVVEGKGMGAQEKQQTDKILNKLMSRHSNEILDVDKAVAVFNVKGEKKRRKARESSSTTSSKLKPKNKSFKKKSSKKER, via the exons atggAGGCAGCGAAATATGAGATAGACCTAGCCCATCTGATGGCTTTCGACCCAAATCACCATTTACCTTCAATACCCTCAAACAG GGATGAGCTGGTGAAAGAATGCTTACAAAAGGGAACTGAGCTTGTTCAAGCAATTGCCGATGCTCTATTCAACTTGCCATCAACCGAAGACCCAGATGGTCCCCTTGTTCAGTTGCCTAAACCAACAACGAGGTTGCCTAGAGAGAAGCAT ctTCCAAAGCCTAAGCCCCCCACAAAGTGGGAATTGTTTGCCCAAAAGAAAG GAATAAAGAAGCGCAAGAAAGATAAGATTGTATATGATGAACAAACTGGAACTTGGAAGCGCCGTCATGGCTATGATCGTGTAAATGATGATAAGGATGTACCAATCATCGAGGCCAAAATGACAGACG AGCCAGGAGAAGATCCTTTCAGCAAgagacagaaagaaaagaagaatcgaGTCGAAAAGCAGGAAAAGAACCGTTTGCAGAATCTGAAACAAGCTGCTAAAGTTAATGCCTTGCCAAG CCATGTGCAACTTGCGGCGACAGCATTGCCCATAACAGGAACTCAAGCAGCACCAAAGAAAGCTAGTAAAGACGAGCTAGCCAGTGTTGCTGGGATGGCAGCGACTTCAACTGCAAGTGGTGGGAAATTCGACAAGAAGCTACCAGGAGAGAAGCCTGCAAAGCATTCTGGAAAGTACCGTAAG TTCCTCCCCGTTGTGGAAGGAAAGGGAATGGGAGCGCAAGAGAAGCAGCAAACTGACAAGATCCTGAACAAGCTAATGTCCAGACACTCCAATGAGATACTTGACGTTGACAAG GCTGTTGCAGTGTTCAATGTCAAGGGTGAGAAGAAACGAAGAAAGGCTCGTGAGTCATCTTCTACAACCTCAAGCAAGCTGAAACCCAAAAACAAATCTTTTAAGAAGAAATCTTCAAAGAAGGAGCGTTAG